The Sphaeramia orbicularis chromosome 16, fSphaOr1.1, whole genome shotgun sequence genome window below encodes:
- the fam210ab gene encoding uncharacterized protein C18orf19 homolog B: protein MMQRILTHGTLRRVAVLRPLLMGVTVPEPPAAFCCFALRLSPPPAGQRWLSTSASSKAAHHPKHQPPEEEPEPSATSQTPVQKGEAEPEPEVDPLQDKSIGLVQRFKKTFKQYGKVMIPVHLVTSSFWFGTFYYAAMKGVNVVPFLEMIGLPESLLDLLRDSSSGYALTAYAMYKIATPARYTVTLGGTSLSVQYLRKHGYLSTPPPVKDYIQDKMEETKEKLTEKMEETKERFSEKMEETKERFSEKMEETKDKLSEKLQETKDRVSDRNAFFRKKSD, encoded by the exons ATGATGCAGCGTATCCTAACTCACGGGACACTGCGGCGGGTTGCAGTGCTCCGCCCCTTGCTGATGGGCGTCACCGTCCCTGAGCCGCCGGCAGCCTTTTGCTGCTTTGCCCTCCGCCTGTCGCCTCCACCTGCAGGTCAGCGCTGGCTCTCAACCTCAGCCTCCAGCAAGGCAGCACATCACCCAAAACACCAGCCTCCTGAGGAGGAACCAGAGCCCAGCGCCACTTCTCAAACACCGGTCCAGAAAGGAGAAGCTGAACCTGAGCCTGAAGTGGACCCGCTGCAGGACAAGTCCATCGGGCTGGTCCAGAGGTTTAAGAAGACCTTTAAACAGTATGGGAAGGTGATGATCCCTGTTCATCTGGTGACGTCCTCCTTCTGGTTTGGAACCTTCTATTATGCTGCTATGAA AGGTGTGAATGTGGTGCCATTCTTGGAGATGATTGGTCTACCGGAGTCGCTGCTCGATCTTTTGAGAGACTCGTCGAGTGGCTATGCTTTAACTGCATATGCCATGTACAAG ATCGCCACCCCTGCTAGATATACCGTGACCCTCGGGGGCACGTCACTGTCTGTTCAGTACCTCCGCAAACACGGCTACTTATCAACACCACCACCTGTTAAAGACTACATCCAGGACAAAATGGAAGAGACTAAGGAGAAACTGACGGAAAAGATGGAGGAGACAAAGGAAAGATTttcagagaaaatggaggaaaccAAGGAACGGTTCTCTGAGAAAATGGAAGAGACTAAGGACAAGCTTTCGGAGAAACTGCAGGAAACCAAAGACAGAGTCTCTGACAGAAATGCGTTTTTCAGAAAGAAGAGCGATTAG